TCCGCATCCATCCAAGGAAGCCATATCCTTTTGCCGTCGGCGATCAGGCCTTCCATCACCGCTTCCATGGGGATTTCCCGTCCGATCGACCAGAAAAGCGCCACATCGTCCGCACAGCGATAGACATCCCAGTGCCGCAGTTGGCTCAAAAGCCGCTCCCCCACCTGGGCGACATCCATCGGCTCCATGGTCGCCACCCGCTCGCGCGCCCAGGAGCGAAGCCTGGACTGGGAGGTTTCCTCCTCGGGGATCGAGGGAGGGGCGTCGATGTTTTCCCGGATCTCCTTCTCCAGGCCGTCCTTGTAGGCCATGAGCCTGGCCTGGAAGTGACGGAATTTGCCCCACCAGCGCCCCGCCTGCCGCGGATCCAGGGCCAGGAGCGTGACCAGGGCGATCACCAGGATTTCGCCAGCTCCGATCGAATCCATCCTACTTGCCCCTCCAGGCCAGGCGCGAGGTGAGGATTCCCGTCAGGTACAGGCCCAGCATGGGCACGGCCATGATGCATTGGCTGACAGGATCCGGCGGGGTCAGCACGGCGGCCAAAACGAAGATCACCACGATCGCCAATCGCGAGTACCGCCAAAGGTGGCCCGGCCCCACCACGCCCATCCGCGCCAGGACCCAGGTCAGGAGGGGAAATTCGAACATCGCGCCGAACCCTCCCATCAGCTGCAGACTCATCGAAGTGAACGCGTCGACGGTCCACAGCTGGTCGAACATGCCTTCACCGTAGGTCATGAGCCAGCGCAAGGTCAGTGGCAGGATGGAGAAATAGGCGACCACCATGCCCGCGAAGAACAGCAGAGTGGACCAACCGAGAGCCGCCAAGGCGATGGAGCGTTCGCGATCATGGAGGGCGGGGCGAACGAACCGCCACAGCTGCCAGAACACCCAGGGCGCGGCCAGGACGGAGCCCGCGACCAATCCCACTTGGAACGACATGGACACCGTGCCCATGGGGCTGGTCACGATGATGCGCGGCACCGGTTTCAGCGAGGCCAGCGGTCGCGATAGCACCGCCCAGAGCACTGTCTAGTACTGCCACGCCACCAAGGTGGCGACCAGCCATCCCACCACGCTCCAAAGCAGAGCCTTGCGCAGGTCGCCCACATGGCGCCAAAAATCCAGCGCCCCCTCGGTGGAGCGATACCCGCGCTCGGGAGTGCGACTCAAGCTTCCTTCGAGCCTTCTGGCTTGGTTTCGGTGGTTTTTTCCTTGTCCGGTTCAACCGCATTCTTTTTCGATGCGTCCCGGAATTCCTTCACGGATTGCCCCAATCCTTTGGCCAACTGGGGCAGCTTGGAAGGCCCGAACAGCAAGAGGACGATCACCAGGATGATCACCCATTCGAATCCGCCGATCATGCCCATGTCCGTTCCTTCCGCGAAACCAAAAAGCGACTGAGTCCTGTGGCGAGCAATCTACATCGCCTCATCCCGGAGCACACACGATACCACCTTCGCCAAAGTCAGGTTCAAGACCCTGTTCTCCAGCATTGGGCCCCCGCCCCGATTCCCTCCACCATCCTGGCCTCCCAGGAAATCGACCCCGATTCGAGATCGAACACCCCCCGGATTGGTAGACTGGTCCACATGACATCCAAGACCATCGCCGTCGCCGGCGCCAGCGGGCTGATCGCCAGCGCCGCCATCCCGCAGCTGGAAGCCTCCGGCTGGAGCGTGGTGCGACTGGTGCGCCGAAGCGCCCGACACGCAGGCGAACGAAAGTGGGACCCACGCGAGAAAGCCCCGCACGACCTGTTGGATGGATGCCAGGCGGTCTTGAACCTGTGCGGGCATTCCATCGCCGATTGGCCCTGGACCAAATCCACCCGCAGATCCATCCTGGAAAGCCGTGTCCTGGCCACATCCAGCTTGGCCAAAGCCGCCGTCGGCGCCGGTATCGAGACCTTCGTGAACGGCTCCGCCATGGGGTATTACGGAAGCCAAGGCGACAGGCCCCTGTCCGAATTCTCCCCGACCGGAGCCGGATTCCTGGCCGAAGTCTGCCGGAGCTGGGAAAGGGCGCTCTCGCCCCTGGATGGCAAGTCGACGCGAACAGCGGAATTGCGGACAGGAATCGTCTTGTCGTCGCGCGGCGGAAGCCTCCCTCCCCAGTGGAGGGCCTGGAAACGTGGCCTGGGAGCCATTCTGGGCGACGGCTCCCAATGGACCCCCTGGATCCAGTTGGAAGACGCGGCCAGAGCGATCGTCCACATCCTGGAGCAGCCCGGACTTCATGGGCCGATCAACCTCTGTTCGCCCCATCCCGCCATACAGCGCGACTTTTCCCATGCGCTTGCCACGGCTGTCGGCTCGACCACCCGCCTGCGGGCGCCCGGCTGGCTCCTGCGCGGCCTTTTGGGAGATTTCGCGACCGAACTCCTTTTGTCCAGCCAGAGAGGCGACCCGAAGGTTTTGACGGAATCTGGCTTCACATGGAACTTCCCCCGCCTGGAGGAGGCGCTGGCAAAGATCCGATCAGAATTTGCGAAGTAGCGCGAGAAGCTCGCGGTCGGTCCGCTCGGGATTGTCGTACTGGGGACTGTTCTGGAACAGGCTCTCCCCGATGCTCACGATCCCGAAATCGAGGTTCTTGTAGTTCCAGTAGGTCCAGCCCACGTCGTGCTCGCGGAACAGGTCCAACACGTCTGTCATCCAGTTCAGGCGGCTTCGCGCGTCGGCTCCGCCCATGTAGACCCCGAACTCGTTGCAGGCCACGGGCACGGAATGCTTGCGGCGGAATTCGAAGACGCTCTCCAGATGCTCGTTCATCCGGTCCTTGTTCCACAAACCTCGGTCGGCGGGCAACCGACCCTTTTCACCCTCGGGAAGGTCGTAGGTCCCCGGATAGGTGCGAGGCACCTGGAACACGGGATCGTCCAGCCAAGGCGCCTTCTGGTGTGTGAAGAAGATGGGGTTGTAGAGATGGACGCTGTAGAGGATGTTGTCGTCGTCCACCGGGGTGAGGTGGGCGAATTCCGACGCGTTGTTCCAAAGATTGGACCCCACCACCAATGTGGCCTTGGGGGCCAGTGACCGGACGCTACGGACCAGGTCGTCCTTGACTTCGTTCCACACCGCGGCGCTGGGCGCCACGGGTTCGTTCAGAAGTTCCAGCATCACGCCTTGCCGGTGTCCGAACCGCTCGGCGAGCTGGGACCAGACCCGCAGACAATCCCTGCGGTGGGCGGGATCGGTGAAAAAAGCCTGGTCGCGGCGGGTGCCATCGTGGAAATCGTGGCCGGGGCACTTGTGCAAGTCAAGGATCACGCCCAGCCCTTCGGCCAGCAATCCTTCGATCGCCCGATCGAGGGCCGCGAGAATTCCCTCCTTGGGACGGATATTTTCGTCGAAGACGTACTGCCAATCCACCGGCAGCCGCACATGATCGAATCCCCATCGGCGCACCTGACGGAAATCGTCAGGTCCCAGGAATGTGCGCACGTGTTCTTCGATGCCCGGGAAACCTTTCGGATCCTTCTCCTCGATCGCATCGATCTGGCTGAACCAGCCGCCGAAATTCACGCCCTTCATGTGCCTTGAGCTCCCGACCTCCACAACGCGCGGCGGTTTGCCCCGGCAATCTACATAGAAATCCGACCCTGAACTACTTCAGATCAATCTTGCTGAACGCGGCGCGAGAACGGCGGCGTGGGCGGATCGACAGAAATCGGCGGGAGTTCCGCGGGCCTCTCCGCAAGCGTTTCGCGAATCAGGGCCACCCGCTCGCGCGCGCCGAGCCAAGCGCGGTATTCCAGTTCCCGCTCCATCATGTCCAGCCGGACTCTCACTTCGGAAGCCGCCACGTCCTGGGACCGCGACAAGGCCACTCCCGCACAGAGGCCGTCGGCGAAGCGGGAACCGCGCATCTCGGCATTCCAGATGCCGAACAGTCCCCGGTCCCACGGGTGACGCTGCGACCACCAGAACAAGGCCCGCGCCACCAGTTCTTCGTCGGCAGCCGGTCCCGGACCGCCTTGCTCCCAGAACACGCCAGCGTCCGGTTTGGAGACCACTTCCAAGCATGCCGTGAGCCACTGCAGCGGCGTGGTTCGATCGCGCCTGCGCTTGAATCCCTTCTGGCGCCCCACAGGGAAGGCTTCCACACGGCGAAGCACTTCCTGGAACCAATCGACGAGTCGCGCTTTTTCCACATCCGTGCGCGCTTCCCAGGATTCCAGGAGATCGCCTCGGCAATCTAGGCTCCACCGAAGGAACTCCTCCAGATCCGCACGCTCCTCGCGGCTGGATTCCTGGCCCGGAAAGATCCTGTGCCAAATCCGTCCGGCGGCCAGGCTGCACCCCCACGCCTTGGCCTCTTCCATTTCCTGGGCCCGGATCTGGAGAGGTGCCCAAACAGGATCCTGGGACAGTTCCAGGGCAGGCCGTTCGGGACGTTTGGTGGCCACGCCCGAGGTGAGATTTCGCATGGAACGGCGATTTCTCTCATGCAAAGCACGCTCGAAGACCCTACGCAGCAAAAGCGCCAGATGGTGTTTGCGACTCTCCTGGCGCCGGATGCGCCGGTGCAAGGTCCGCTCCAACGCGACAAAACTTTCATCCAGCGACACCACCCGCACGGTGCGTTCCAGCCTTCCGGCCACGGAAACCACCAGGTCGAGTGCGCGCATACGCCGCCCCTCCACCAGAAAGTCCGGCTTCTCCTCGCCAGCAGGGAGCTGGAAGGTCGCATCGCGACCGTGCTCCACCTCGGAAAGCCACTCCCCGAGCCGCGGCCACAGGGCAAGCTCCGGCGAAAGCACTTCGTCCAATAGAGCACCCATTCGCAGGTGCAAAATCCTTGCATTGGCCAACACGCCACGGGCCGCCAAGCAAACATCGAGCGGGACCAGTCCCAGCGGAGCCGCCCCGCCTCGTACCAATTCGGAAAGGGAATGGCGCAGGGTCAGCAGGAGCTGGATGGAACCGAGGCTCGCCTGATCCGGCCGTCCCAGGAACGGATGGCCCGTCACTTCTTCCAGGTAGCGTGAAAGATCGCACAGCCCCCGCAATTTCCAAGGATCTCCGCTGGCCAGATCCGAGAGCAATCCCGCCACGTGCTCGGGGGACCCTGGCCGTTCCGTGCGCTGCATCCCGCACAGCCGGCGCTCCAACAGGTGCAGGGAGCGCATTTCCAGCACCGTGAGCCCCGTATGTTCCGTCTGGGCGATGTCCAGAGCCAACCGCAGCAGGCTCAGCAGATGCCCGGGCCGGTAGGATTCGGACCGCCCTTGGAACAGCCGCTCCAACCGGGCGATCCGCTCCCACTCGAGCATCTCGCCGGATTCGCGACGCAACGACTCCCCTCGGGACAGACAAAGCCGCCGCGCGTCTTCGTCGAAATCCCGGTTGGCGCCACCTCGGGAGGCCCGAAACAAGGGCAAACGTCTGCCATCGGGGACGGAAGCGAGGCCGTCTTGATGGCGCTCGATGCCCGAATGGGCGACGGTTTCGAGCAGCCGAGAAACGAAGGAGGGTGTCAATTCCACGGGCTCCATGGTACAATTCTCGTCGACACCACCACTGAAACACTTCAGGAAACGATCCAAGGAAAATTTCTCGATGCCTCACGCACAAGTCAGAACCAGCGATCCCAGAACCGAATCGTTCCCCGAGGGCTTTCTATGGGGCTCGGCCACCTCCAGCTTCCAGATCGAAGGCGCTTGGGACGAGGATGGCAAGGGAGAGTCGAATTGGGACCGTTTCTGTCACACACCGGAAAAAATCTTCGGCGGACACACGGGCGACGTCGCCTGCGACCACTACCACCTTTGGCGGAATGACCTCGATTTGATGGCCCGCCTGGGCATGAAATCCTACCGGTTTTCCGTTTCCTGGCCGCGGATCCAGCCCAAGGGCACTGGACCGACCCTCACCAAGGGCCTCGATTTCTACGAACGGATCGTGGATGGTTGCCTGGAGAGAGGGATCGAGCCCTGCTGCACCCTGTTCCACTGGGACCTGCCCCAGGCCCTGGAAGACAAGGGCGGATGGGTCAATCGCGACACGGCCAAGGCCATGGGCGATCTTGCCTACCACCTGGCCAACCGCTTTGGCGATCGCGTCAAGCGCTGGATGCCCATCAACGAAGGCCCGTGCATCGCCGACAACGCCTACGGACGCGGCGCGTTCGCGCCAGGCATCAAGGGTGGAGTCCAATTGGTCCGCCAGACACGCCACACCGTGTTGTTGGCCCACGCCTACGCATCCCAAGCACTGCGCCAAACACTGGGACGCGATCGGATCTCGGTGGGCTTCGTCCACAATCCCACTCCATTCCTTCCCGCCACCACCGACCCGGCAGACATCGCCGGAGCCCGTGCGAAATTCCTGGAAGGAGCCGCCTGGTGGCTGGATCCGCTCTGGAAAGGCTGTTATCCTGCCCTCGAATGGGATCAGCTCGGTGCGGATGTCCCGGAAGTCCTGGACGGAGAGCTGGCGTTGATCGGCGACAAACCCGATTTCCTCGGTTTGAACCTCTACTACGCCGAACGCTTCTCCGCCCAGGAGCCCTCCACCTGGAAGCGACCGGAAGCATTGCGGACGGATTTTGACTGGGTGGTGGAACCGGACATCCTCTACTGGGTGCCACTGTGGTGCCAGGAGGAATGGAACCCGGACTACATGATGATCACGGAAAACGGCTGCGCCTGGGAAGCAGGCGGCCTGCAAGACGACCACCGCCTGGCTTTCTACCGGGAACACCTGCGCTCCCTGGCCCAATCCGTCGCCGAGGGCGCCCGCGTGACCGGTTACTTCGCCTGGAGCTTGCTGGACAATTTCGAGTGGACCAGCGGGTACTCCAAGCGATTTGGGCTGGTACATGTGGATTTCCAGACCCAGGAGCGCACCCCAAAGGCATCGGCGCTGTGGTATTCCAAGGTGGCCCAGGAAAACCGGATCGTCGCCGGGGCGCACCACATCGAGCTTCCGTAGAGCGTTTAACTTTCGGATCCGCGCTCACCCATACCAGAGTGCGGATCCGTTCCTGAACCCGAAATCCCTACACGGCGGTTTCTCCTATGCTCGTCCCGATTGGTAGCGACACCCACGATGGCTCGATCGGTTGGTTCTCCCTCTCCGTGATCATCGCCTGCGTGGCCGTGTTCGTGGGAACCTGGCCCAAGCAGACCGACTTCGAGGTGGGACTCCAATCGGATTCGCTCTCCGTGTGGACCGGCACGGAACTACGGAAAATGGCGGATTCCCTGTATCTGCTGCAATATCCAGATGCGAAGGATCTGCCACGCACGCACTTGACAGGATTTGGCGCATCCTCCTATCCCGCCGAATTCCAGGAGGACGAGCCAAGTCCGGGCGTATCGCCTCTGACCGAAGACGGCTCGCTCCCTTCTCTGGACAGCCTCGTGGAATCGGCTCGCGCCCAGGGAGCAGGTGGCGTTCGCTACGAGGACACGGCCAACCCGATGGGCCGAAGCGATGCGGAAATCGCCTTGGAAATGGTGACCCTCAACGCCAAGATGCACAGCGACCGAGCCTTGAAAAACGATTTGGAGGCTCGCCTCAAATCCAAGGTCGGCAAGATCCGCGGCTCCTCTCCGCTCTTGGACTGGGGCTTCATTCCCGCCGAGCGCTGGCTTCCAGGCATCCTGACGTCCATGTTCCTCCACGCCGGTTGGGGCCATCTGGTGGGGAACATGCTGTTTTTCTTCGCCTTCGGGATCACCCTGGAACGGTGGTTCGGGATGGGCAAGTTCATCGGCTTCTACCTGGTCGGCGGGATCTTCGCCTCGATCTGCTGGGCGGTCAGCGGATATCTTTCGCAAGGTCATTGGAGCGCAATCCCCGCCGTGGGAGCATCTGGCGCGATCGCCGCGACCATGGGCGCCTACATGCGATTGATGCCCAAATCCAAGATCAAAGTCGCCTACTGGGTGATGCGCGCCGGCACGGGGCATCTTCCCGCTTGGGTCTTCCTGGGGCTGTGGGCGATCGGGCAGGTGGTGGAATCCCACCTGATGCGCCACCAGGAG
This DNA window, taken from Fibrobacterota bacterium, encodes the following:
- the tatC gene encoding twin-arginine translocase subunit TatC, whose amino-acid sequence is MLSRPLASLKPVPRIIVTSPMGTVSMSFQVGLVAGSVLAAPWVFWQLWRFVRPALHDRERSIALAALGWSTLLFFAGMVVAYFSILPLTLRWLMTYGEGMFDQLWTVDAFTSMSLQLMGGFGAMFEFPLLTWVLARMGVVGPGHLWRYSRLAIVVIFVLAAVLTPPDPVSQCIMAVPMLGLYLTGILTSRLAWRGK
- the tatA gene encoding twin-arginine translocase TatA/TatE family subunit, producing the protein MGMIGGFEWVIILVIVLLLFGPSKLPQLAKGLGQSVKEFRDASKKNAVEPDKEKTTETKPEGSKEA
- a CDS encoding TIGR01777 family protein, which encodes MTSKTIAVAGASGLIASAAIPQLEASGWSVVRLVRRSARHAGERKWDPREKAPHDLLDGCQAVLNLCGHSIADWPWTKSTRRSILESRVLATSSLAKAAVGAGIETFVNGSAMGYYGSQGDRPLSEFSPTGAGFLAEVCRSWERALSPLDGKSTRTAELRTGIVLSSRGGSLPPQWRAWKRGLGAILGDGSQWTPWIQLEDAARAIVHILEQPGLHGPINLCSPHPAIQRDFSHALATAVGSTTRLRAPGWLLRGLLGDFATELLLSSQRGDPKVLTESGFTWNFPRLEEALAKIRSEFAK
- a CDS encoding glycoside hydrolase family 5 protein — translated: MKGVNFGGWFSQIDAIEEKDPKGFPGIEEHVRTFLGPDDFRQVRRWGFDHVRLPVDWQYVFDENIRPKEGILAALDRAIEGLLAEGLGVILDLHKCPGHDFHDGTRRDQAFFTDPAHRRDCLRVWSQLAERFGHRQGVMLELLNEPVAPSAAVWNEVKDDLVRSVRSLAPKATLVVGSNLWNNASEFAHLTPVDDDNILYSVHLYNPIFFTHQKAPWLDDPVFQVPRTYPGTYDLPEGEKGRLPADRGLWNKDRMNEHLESVFEFRRKHSVPVACNEFGVYMGGADARSRLNWMTDVLDLFREHDVGWTYWNYKNLDFGIVSIGESLFQNSPQYDNPERTDRELLALLRKF
- a CDS encoding beta-glucosidase, which produces MPHAQVRTSDPRTESFPEGFLWGSATSSFQIEGAWDEDGKGESNWDRFCHTPEKIFGGHTGDVACDHYHLWRNDLDLMARLGMKSYRFSVSWPRIQPKGTGPTLTKGLDFYERIVDGCLERGIEPCCTLFHWDLPQALEDKGGWVNRDTAKAMGDLAYHLANRFGDRVKRWMPINEGPCIADNAYGRGAFAPGIKGGVQLVRQTRHTVLLAHAYASQALRQTLGRDRISVGFVHNPTPFLPATTDPADIAGARAKFLEGAAWWLDPLWKGCYPALEWDQLGADVPEVLDGELALIGDKPDFLGLNLYYAERFSAQEPSTWKRPEALRTDFDWVVEPDILYWVPLWCQEEWNPDYMMITENGCAWEAGGLQDDHRLAFYREHLRSLAQSVAEGARVTGYFAWSLLDNFEWTSGYSKRFGLVHVDFQTQERTPKASALWYSKVAQENRIVAGAHHIELP
- a CDS encoding rhomboid family intramembrane serine protease; this encodes MLVPIGSDTHDGSIGWFSLSVIIACVAVFVGTWPKQTDFEVGLQSDSLSVWTGTELRKMADSLYLLQYPDAKDLPRTHLTGFGASSYPAEFQEDEPSPGVSPLTEDGSLPSLDSLVESARAQGAGGVRYEDTANPMGRSDAEIALEMVTLNAKMHSDRALKNDLEARLKSKVGKIRGSSPLLDWGFIPAERWLPGILTSMFLHAGWGHLVGNMLFFFAFGITLERWFGMGKFIGFYLVGGIFASICWAVSGYLSQGHWSAIPAVGASGAIAATMGAYMRLMPKSKIKVAYWVMRAGTGHLPAWVFLGLWAIGQVVESHLMRHQEGGVAYSAHIGGFIFGIVAASILPRDPADTPMPELRPSVDREGIVEQVVPRTPIEEAWSHLQSGDEDLARTQFTRQFHEWIRQGEAGIDDISRNMHAILKKSPLFRFDPLPALEWGIAIAKTRHIEVALEFLHMASHPDHPLPAGLASRRDDLITDLESRQALASPPKAAPHIPPAPTANPHAPPQASRPAPDNRDWLIH